One Algoriphagus sp. Y33 genomic window, GAAGCAAACTTCTGCGGTCATAAAATGGCTATTGGAAGGGAGTGGAAGATTTGACGTAGAAGTATCCACCGTTCCTTTAGACAGCACAGAGCGAAAATTATGGGACCCTGATTTCGGAGGGTATGATGTGGTGATCCAGAATACCAACAATATTCATGACCTGGGATTGAATTGGCCGACCCCTGCACAAGAAAAACTGGAGGAATATGTGAAAAACGGTGGGGGGCTGTACATCCTTCATTCTGCAAACAATGCATTTCCACAATGGAGTGAGTATGACAAAATGATTGGCCTTGGATGGAGAGCAGCCGAAATGGGTGTAGCTCTGGAAGTGGATTCTCTGATGAATTTGGTGAGGTATGAACGCGGTGAAGGAAAAGGAACAAGTCATGGTGATCGTTTTGATGCGCTCATTCAGGTAATGAATACCCATCCGATTAATCAGGGATACCCGAGCTCATGGAAAACGGCAAATACAGAAGTGTATAGCTTTCCAAGAGGGAATGCAGAAAATATTACGGTGCTGTCCTGTGCCTATGACAGCACGGATACCAAAAGAATTTGGCCGGTAGAATGGGTGGTAGCCTACGGCAAAGGAAAAGTATACAATTCAAGTATGGGACACCTTTGGCATGGGGAAACCTATCCTGAGGCGTATCGGTGTGCCGGTTTCCAAACCACCGTGATCAGAGCAGCGGAATGGTTGGCTACCGGTCAAGTAACCTATTCCATACCTGCTGATTTTCCCAATGGGGAAAATACCAGTTTAAGACCAATCGAAGATTTTACCACAATTGATTATGACTAACTATCGAAGAACGTATGATGAACTGGCCCCAGCTCATCTAATATGGCTTGAATTGCCTATCTTTTCTCTAAGGATAGCTATTTACGCAGGTAGCTTTCTTTTTCCGGTTTTTTTTGATGGACAGACTGTACATGCTTAATGGGTTTTTGCCCGTTAATTGATTGGCTATCCAAAACTTTATCAGAACAATAACCTATAAACCTATATGAACCGCTCAAAAAACCTATTATTCCTATTATTTCTTTTTTGGGGGCATCTCCATGCCCAGCAACTGGAAAAAGAAGCTCCGGCGGGCTTTGATCAACCCAGAGAGGGGATTTCCCATGGGAAAATCGATACCATCACTTATGCCTCAGAGACTGTGGGGAATGAGCGTAAAGCCCTGATCTATACTCCTCCGGGGTATTCCAAGAAACAAAAGTACCCGGTACTTTACCTGCTCCATGGTATCGGTGGAGATGAGAGAGAATGGCTGAACGGCGGTCATCCGTATGTGATATTAGACAATTTGTATGCGGATGGGAAGCTGGAGCCCATGATTGTGGTGATGCCAAATGGGCGGGCTATGAAAGATGACCGTGCCGGGGGAAATATCATGGAACCGGAGAAGGTACAAGCCTTTTCGACCTTCGAGCAGGATTTGCTGAATGATTTGATTCCTTTTATAGAGAAAGAGTATCCAGTGCTTACCGATCGGGAATATCGGGCGATCGCAGGATTGTCAATGGGCGGTGGACAATCGCTGAATTTTGGTTTGGGCAACCTTGATAAATTTGCTTGGGTAGGCGGATTTTCTTCTGCGCCGAATACCAGAGTGCCACAGGAGTTGATTCCTGATCCGGAAAAGGCGAAAGAACTGCTGAACCTGCTTTGGATCTCTTGTGGAGATGCGGATGGATTGCTGGGGTTTAGCTCCCGGACACA contains:
- a CDS encoding ThuA domain-containing protein produces the protein MNNFSSLGFRLIMGLLVWSIASFPPFNPKLLAQEKRVSKALIVDGFSNHDWKQTSAVIKWLLEGSGRFDVEVSTVPLDSTERKLWDPDFGGYDVVIQNTNNIHDLGLNWPTPAQEKLEEYVKNGGGLYILHSANNAFPQWSEYDKMIGLGWRAAEMGVALEVDSLMNLVRYERGEGKGTSHGDRFDALIQVMNTHPINQGYPSSWKTANTEVYSFPRGNAENITVLSCAYDSTDTKRIWPVEWVVAYGKGKVYNSSMGHLWHGETYPEAYRCAGFQTTVIRAAEWLATGQVTYSIPADFPNGENTSLRPIEDFTTIDYD